A region from the Neorhodopirellula lusitana genome encodes:
- a CDS encoding SpoIIE family protein phosphatase produces the protein MLLDDQSIAFQLELKDRALGSSAEGITISDPSQPDNPIIYANEGFERLTGYSRADVMGKNCRFLQGRDTESSTVDTLREAIRNDRPVVVDLLNYRKDGSKFWNRLSVTPISDASGKTTHFIGVQSDITARKDAEEASRKANERLRIVSQRMKLDLEAAARVQQSLLPSELPQLDGLKIAWAFRPCDELAGDFLNVIPLDERHVALYVVDVSGHGVAASLLSVTIGRLLTSRVSTSSLLVRQHKNEATPRVTAPKDVAKELNRRFPMEEQNGLSFTMLYGVIDLKTLEFRFVSAGHDPVVQLPKDSAPQMVECDGMTIGWAQDIDFEEEVIQLEPGDRIYLYSDGIPEAMNGQNDQFTRESMLDVITANRSNSLQDSVSTLLASVENWCGKRGPIDDVSILAIEATEPN, from the coding sequence ATGCTATTAGATGACCAAAGTATCGCGTTCCAACTGGAATTAAAGGACCGAGCCCTGGGCTCTTCGGCCGAGGGAATCACGATCAGCGATCCCAGCCAGCCTGACAATCCCATCATTTATGCCAACGAGGGATTCGAGCGGCTGACGGGATACTCGCGAGCCGATGTGATGGGAAAGAACTGTCGATTCCTGCAGGGCCGCGACACGGAATCATCAACGGTCGATACGCTTCGAGAGGCCATTCGAAACGATCGCCCCGTGGTAGTCGATCTACTGAATTATCGCAAAGACGGATCCAAGTTCTGGAATCGTCTGTCGGTGACACCGATCAGTGACGCGAGTGGGAAGACAACCCATTTCATCGGTGTGCAGTCGGACATCACGGCCCGAAAGGATGCCGAAGAGGCGTCTCGAAAGGCAAACGAGCGACTCCGCATCGTCAGCCAACGAATGAAGCTGGACCTGGAAGCCGCCGCTCGCGTCCAGCAATCGCTGTTGCCGTCCGAATTGCCTCAACTGGATGGACTCAAAATCGCTTGGGCCTTCCGACCGTGTGACGAATTGGCGGGTGATTTCTTGAATGTAATCCCGCTGGACGAACGGCACGTTGCCTTGTACGTCGTCGATGTCAGCGGTCACGGCGTGGCGGCATCCTTGCTTTCGGTGACGATCGGACGACTACTGACTTCCCGCGTCTCGACGTCCTCCCTGCTGGTCCGCCAACACAAGAACGAGGCGACGCCGCGGGTGACTGCTCCTAAAGATGTGGCGAAGGAATTGAACCGCCGCTTCCCGATGGAAGAGCAGAACGGACTGTCTTTCACCATGCTGTATGGCGTGATCGATTTAAAAACGCTTGAGTTTCGGTTTGTGTCCGCCGGGCATGACCCAGTCGTGCAACTGCCCAAAGACAGTGCACCCCAGATGGTTGAGTGCGATGGGATGACGATCGGATGGGCGCAGGACATCGACTTTGAGGAAGAGGTCATTCAATTGGAGCCCGGAGATCGAATCTATCTGTACTCCGACGGAATCCCCGAGGCCATGAACGGCCAAAATGACCAGTTCACGCGAGAAAGCATGCTCGACGTCATCACGGCCAATCGGTCGAACTCGCTTCAAGACAGCGTCTCGACTCTGCTCGCTTCCGTGGAGAATTGGTGCGGAAAGCGCGGGCCGATCGATGACGTGTCCATCCTGGCAATAGAAGCCACCGAACCCAACTAG
- a CDS encoding FAD-dependent oxidoreductase, with translation MENNRLTPRRNFLQQSTLGVTGMGLAVTSTTNVAVAALPADSNASTDARVSQEVDVLVVGGGTAGTIAAIQAARAGVKTLLVERHSQLGGTTTTGGVAFPGLFDAWGKQIIAGIGWELVRESVELDGGTLPDFAKVPQRHWHNQIQVNMFLYSILAEEKCTQAGVEIAYYESPQSTQEIEGGWQVDCYGFGTQRRVKCKQIIDCTGGAEVVGMLGLARLREDETQPGSMLFQMGSANDPGRAQLHALYIHGADSSNSRTVTKASMTGRRSVLAKVRNQKKRLMHLQPEPGFRETYRIVGETMITVNDYTSGRKFDDAIANAFYPVDLHTKTGVRPKPLKPGTVPTIPLGALIPKGSRNLMVAGRCLSSDRFANSGLRVQAPCMAMGQAAGVTAALAAKSNVSPLDVPLARIHDTLRAHQAIVPGDIASSDV, from the coding sequence ATGGAAAACAATCGGCTCACGCCTCGCCGCAACTTCCTTCAGCAGTCAACACTCGGCGTCACCGGGATGGGATTGGCGGTTACATCGACCACGAATGTGGCTGTCGCCGCACTTCCAGCGGATTCGAACGCATCGACAGACGCGAGGGTCTCACAAGAAGTGGACGTGTTGGTGGTTGGCGGTGGCACCGCTGGGACGATCGCAGCGATCCAGGCAGCACGTGCGGGCGTGAAGACACTGTTGGTCGAAAGACACAGCCAGCTCGGTGGCACGACCACCACGGGCGGAGTCGCGTTTCCCGGCTTGTTTGATGCCTGGGGCAAACAGATTATTGCCGGGATCGGCTGGGAGTTAGTTCGCGAAAGTGTTGAGCTGGACGGCGGCACCTTGCCCGACTTTGCCAAGGTGCCTCAGCGACACTGGCACAATCAAATCCAAGTCAACATGTTCTTGTACTCGATTTTAGCCGAAGAGAAATGCACGCAAGCTGGGGTGGAAATTGCCTATTACGAATCGCCCCAATCGACACAGGAAATCGAAGGCGGTTGGCAGGTGGACTGCTACGGGTTTGGCACGCAACGACGTGTGAAGTGTAAGCAGATTATCGACTGCACCGGTGGTGCCGAGGTCGTGGGGATGCTCGGACTCGCTCGTCTGCGTGAAGACGAAACGCAACCGGGTTCCATGCTTTTTCAAATGGGGAGTGCCAACGACCCGGGGCGTGCTCAGCTTCACGCGCTGTATATCCACGGCGCCGATTCGAGTAACTCACGCACCGTAACGAAGGCCAGCATGACCGGCCGCCGCAGCGTGCTTGCCAAGGTCCGCAACCAGAAAAAACGCTTGATGCACTTACAGCCCGAACCCGGCTTTCGCGAAACCTATCGGATTGTCGGCGAGACCATGATCACGGTGAACGACTACACGTCAGGACGAAAGTTTGACGACGCCATTGCAAACGCTTTCTACCCTGTCGATCTGCATACCAAGACGGGCGTCCGGCCCAAGCCGCTCAAGCCCGGCACCGTGCCAACGATTCCGCTTGGCGCTCTGATCCCGAAGGGCAGTCGCAATCTCATGGTGGCTGGACGCTGTCTGTCGAGTGATCGCTTTGCCAATTCAGGATTGCGTGTTCAGGCCCCATGCATGGCAATGGGACAAGCGGCTGGGGTCACCGCAGCGTTGGCCGCGAAGAGCAATGTCTCGCCGCTGGATGTTCCTCTAGCCCGCATTCATGACACGCTCCGAGCACACCAAGCGATTGTGCCCGGCGATATCGCAAGCAGCGACGTGTAG
- the ffh gene encoding signal recognition particle protein, with the protein MFDSLSDGLQSAFKSLSGKGKLTESNMRDGLKIVEESLLESDVSYSVVQEFMGHVTEKALGKRVLLSLRPQEELVKIVHEELIETLGPVDPSLHLNADRPTILMLCGLQGSGKTTTCGKLTQMLREQDIEPLLVAADLQRPAAIEQLKVIGEQLGVPVYTETDHQDPVKVCKNGVDQAKRNGNRVVILDTAGRLAIDEELMDQLKKIDRKVGPDQVYLVVDGMTGQDAVNSAGAFNKALELDGVIMTKLDGDARGGALMSVKQVTGVPIKFIGTGEHFDALEPFRPEGMASRILQMGDMVAAAREAHRIVDESEREDLEAKMASGDFSLEDYKNMMQKMAQPGIMGRMMGLMPGMSQFKEAMESEEAGGQMRVIIGAIDSMTPAERKNPKIIDAARRTRIANGAGVPSPAITQLLKQFDTMKPIMQMMAGKGGGDRMSMLRQLQSSGALTDPRMGGTKIKQSTGKRLSPAERAKQKKERDKLKRKMKRKR; encoded by the coding sequence GTGTTCGATTCGCTCTCCGACGGCCTGCAATCCGCCTTCAAAAGTCTGTCCGGTAAGGGCAAGCTGACCGAAAGCAACATGCGCGACGGTCTGAAAATCGTCGAAGAATCGCTGCTCGAATCCGACGTCAGCTACAGCGTGGTCCAAGAATTCATGGGCCACGTGACCGAGAAAGCTCTCGGTAAACGCGTCCTGCTTTCCCTGCGGCCGCAAGAAGAACTGGTCAAGATCGTCCACGAAGAGCTGATTGAAACGCTCGGCCCGGTCGATCCATCCCTGCACCTGAACGCCGATCGGCCCACGATCCTGATGCTGTGCGGGCTGCAAGGGAGCGGTAAAACGACGACCTGTGGCAAGCTGACCCAGATGCTGCGGGAACAAGACATCGAGCCGCTGCTGGTCGCCGCTGACCTCCAGCGACCTGCCGCGATCGAACAATTGAAGGTGATCGGCGAGCAACTCGGTGTGCCCGTCTACACCGAAACCGACCACCAAGACCCGGTCAAAGTCTGTAAAAACGGAGTCGACCAAGCCAAACGCAATGGCAACCGTGTCGTCATCCTGGACACCGCCGGACGTCTCGCCATCGACGAAGAGTTGATGGACCAACTGAAGAAAATTGACCGCAAGGTCGGCCCCGATCAGGTTTACCTGGTCGTCGACGGCATGACGGGTCAAGACGCCGTCAACAGTGCCGGAGCCTTTAATAAGGCTCTCGAGCTCGACGGCGTGATCATGACCAAGCTCGACGGTGACGCCCGCGGCGGAGCCTTGATGTCGGTCAAGCAAGTGACTGGCGTCCCGATCAAGTTCATCGGTACCGGCGAGCACTTTGACGCCCTGGAGCCCTTCCGTCCCGAAGGCATGGCCAGCCGTATCCTGCAAATGGGCGACATGGTCGCGGCGGCTCGCGAAGCACACCGAATCGTCGACGAATCCGAACGGGAAGACCTGGAAGCCAAAATGGCATCCGGCGATTTTTCGCTCGAAGATTACAAAAACATGATGCAGAAGATGGCCCAGCCAGGCATCATGGGCCGCATGATGGGGCTGATGCCCGGCATGTCGCAGTTCAAAGAAGCGATGGAAAGTGAAGAAGCCGGCGGCCAAATGCGGGTCATCATCGGAGCCATCGATTCGATGACCCCCGCTGAACGCAAAAACCCCAAGATCATCGACGCAGCCCGCCGAACCCGGATCGCCAACGGTGCCGGTGTGCCTTCGCCAGCAATTACCCAATTGCTTAAGCAATTCGACACCATGAAGCCGATCATGCAGATGATGGCTGGCAAAGGCGGCGGCGACCGCATGTCGATGTTACGACAATTACAAAGCAGTGGTGCCCTGACCGATCCTCGGATGGGCGGCACCAAGATTAAACAATCCACGGGCAAGCGACTCAGCCCAGCCGAACGAGCGAAGCAGAAGAAAGAACGCGATAAGCTCAAACGCAAAATGAAACGCAAACGTTAA
- the rpsP gene encoding 30S ribosomal protein S16 — MKKMGRTHRPFFRVCAMDQRKPRDGRVIEELGYYDPMCPETDARAILKGDRIAYWVGVGAQPTEKCAVLIKKYGEEGTHLDAQKAALDRLGKRKDYTPAPAAPAPKPQAPEPVAEAAPAEEAPAEEAAAPAEGASEEAATE; from the coding sequence ATGAAAAAAATGGGACGTACGCACCGTCCTTTCTTCCGCGTTTGTGCAATGGATCAGCGCAAGCCGCGTGATGGACGTGTGATCGAAGAACTCGGTTACTACGACCCGATGTGCCCAGAAACCGATGCACGGGCAATCCTCAAGGGCGATCGTATCGCTTACTGGGTTGGCGTTGGCGCTCAACCAACCGAAAAGTGTGCTGTCCTGATCAAAAAGTACGGCGAAGAAGGCACTCACCTGGACGCCCAAAAGGCTGCTCTGGATCGTCTTGGCAAACGCAAAGACTACACCCCAGCACCTGCCGCACCGGCTCCGAAACCACAAGCTCCAGAACCTGTCGCCGAAGCGGCCCCTGCTGAAGAAGCACCAGCCGAAGAAGCTGCCGCTCCTGCCGAAGGTGCCTCTGAGGAAGCCGCGACCGAGTGA
- the rplS gene encoding 50S ribosomal protein L19, with protein MNNALMDLVDKANLKEETPKFEIGDTVDVHTKILEGAKERIQVFSGVVIARSGRGSREMFTVRRIVGGEGVERKFPVHSPRVDKIEVKRSGVTRRAKLYFLRDRIGKAVRLKERRRV; from the coding sequence ATGAATAACGCCCTCATGGATTTGGTCGATAAGGCCAACTTGAAAGAAGAAACTCCGAAGTTCGAAATCGGTGACACGGTCGACGTGCACACCAAGATTCTCGAAGGTGCCAAAGAACGTATCCAAGTCTTCAGCGGCGTTGTGATCGCTCGCAGTGGCCGTGGCTCGCGTGAAATGTTCACCGTTCGCCGAATCGTTGGCGGTGAAGGCGTGGAGCGTAAGTTCCCTGTCCACAGCCCACGTGTCGACAAGATCGAAGTCAAGCGAAGTGGCGTCACACGCCGTGCCAAGCTGTACTTCCTTCGCGATCGTATCGGTAAGGCAGTTCGTCTGAAAGAACGTCGCCGCGTTTGA
- the trmD gene encoding tRNA (guanosine(37)-N1)-methyltransferase TrmD: MRFDVVTLFPAIFDGYLTQSLLHKAIVRGLVDIQRHDLRDWAEQVPHHKVDDKPFGGGPGMLIQVEPTVTCVRDVDATGETPARKILLTPQGKRFDQRVAEDLATSERILLLCGRYEGFDQRVQDILEPEEISVGDYVLNGGEVAAMTIIDAVVRLLPGVLGDENSSRDDSFSRGNRLLEFPQYTRPREFEGHTVPDVLLSGDHAAIAAWRAEQTQIRTQDRRSDLLDEN, encoded by the coding sequence GTGAGATTCGACGTTGTTACGCTGTTCCCAGCAATTTTTGACGGTTACTTAACCCAAAGCTTGCTGCACAAAGCGATTGTCCGTGGGCTGGTCGATATCCAACGACACGACCTTCGGGATTGGGCCGAACAGGTGCCTCATCACAAAGTGGATGACAAACCTTTTGGCGGCGGACCGGGAATGCTGATTCAAGTTGAACCCACGGTAACGTGCGTTCGAGATGTTGACGCGACCGGAGAAACTCCGGCTCGAAAGATTTTACTGACGCCGCAAGGCAAACGTTTCGACCAGCGAGTCGCTGAAGACCTCGCAACCTCGGAACGAATATTACTGCTTTGCGGTCGTTACGAAGGTTTCGACCAACGGGTCCAAGACATCTTGGAACCAGAAGAAATTAGTGTCGGTGACTATGTCCTCAACGGAGGCGAAGTGGCCGCGATGACAATCATTGATGCCGTGGTGCGTTTGTTGCCCGGTGTCCTTGGTGACGAGAATAGCAGTCGGGATGATTCGTTCAGCCGGGGAAACCGGTTGTTGGAATTCCCGCAGTACACACGACCGAGAGAATTTGAGGGACACACCGTTCCCGATGTTTTGCTTAGTGGTGACCACGCCGCAATCGCAGCGTGGCGTGCCGAGCAAACACAAATTCGCACTCAAGATCGTCGCAGCGATTTGCTCGACGAGAACTGA